DNA sequence from the Longimicrobiaceae bacterium genome:
GTCGTAGGCGGGGAGTGCGGCCCCCCACCCCCGCCCCCTCCCCCGCAAGCAGGGGAGGGGAGAGCGGCGACTGCAGTTCGGCACGGTCGCGAAGGGGGTGACAGGGAGGAGGCGGGGTGGTCGGAGGAAGAAGTGGATGTCTGAGCGAAGCGAGTTCAGTTCTTCCGGAGACCATCCCGCCTCTGACCGCCCGCGCGACGCACCCACGGCCCGCGAGGTAAAAACACGACGGCCCCACGAAGATTTCTCGTGGGGCCGTCGTGCGTCCCGGAGCGCCGGGCGAAGGCGTCAGTGGACGCCCTTGCCGGTGATCACCGCCTCCGCGTAGCCGTTGTCGGGGTCGCCCCCGCGCTTGAGCACCCGGTCCACCGTCCCCGGGCCGCGGTTGTAGGCCAGGAGCGCCAGCCGCTCGTCGCCCTCGTACTTGTTGATGAGGTCGCGGAGGTACCGGAAGCCGATCTTGAGGTTGGTCTCCGGGTTGCGCAGGTCGCTCGTCCGGGTCCCCGGCTCCAGCCACTCGGCCGTCTTGGGCATGAGCTGCGTGAGCCCCATGGCGCCCACGCGGCTGGTCGCGTGGTTCTTGAACTCGCTCTCCGTCCGAACGAGGCCGAACGCCACCTCCGGGTCGATGTCGTTCTCCAGCGCGATGTCGTAGATGTCCTCTGCCAGGTCGCGATCGAGCCCCAGGTCGCGGTAGCGCTCCAGCTTCTCCGCGATGGTGACCTCGCGCGGGTCCATCGCACGCGCTTCGGCCTCCTCGGCCGCGGCTCGCCAGGCGTTGGCGACGGCCATCTCGTTGATCCCCGCCACCGGGGTGTGGGTCAGGATCTGCTCGTGAGACGGGTCGTTGCGCACCACCTGCTGGTACCGCGCCATCGTGATGGGCGCCGCGGCCCCCGCGACGGCCAGACCCACCAGGCCGTGCCGGACCGGGTTGCGCCGGATCCGGTCCAGCGTGGAGCGCCTGCGGCGCACGCCGCCCTCGGTGCGGCGCTCGCCGGTGGGGTCACCGCCGTCGAAGGCGCGCCGGTAGCGCGGGTTCAGCCGGGGCGCCGCGCCCGGGACACCGCCGTCGTACTCGCGCGGCCAGCGGCGCCGGGCGTGTCCCAGCGGGTGGCGCGGCTCCTGCCTCCCACGCTCCCACGGCGGCGGCGGACGTCGTCTCCTCGGCTGCATCGGCATCTCCTGTCACGCGTTCCGAAATGGTTTCCGCTATTCAATCTAACTCATTCTGCGGAATAGTGTTAGGCAGCACGATGCGTGCCACCGGACCGTATGTTTCCGCCCCGGGGGAGGCGGCTTCCCGGGCGGTTGCGTGGCGGGAGCCGCCGCGGCATCTTCCGTCGTCCACTCCGTGCATGGAACCGAGCCCCTTCGCCGTGCCTTGAGCCGCAGCCGCCCCCCCTCCGTCCAGCGCTGCCGACCGCCCGGAGCGGCGCGGTGAGCCTGCGTCTGCGCTCGCTGCTCGCCTTCCTTCTGCTGCTGCTGGCGGGGAAGGTGGCGAAGGAGCTGTACGACTGGCGCGTGCACGCGGACGACCGGGTGCAGCTGGTCGCGCTCCGGTCGCGGCTGGTGGACGCGGGGGCCGAGGTGATGCGGACGCGCGCGGAGCTGGACACCCTCAAGCAGGTGCTCGACGCGGAGGACCAGAAGCTGGAGCGGGAGCGGGGGGCGCTGCGGAGGTTCGACAGGGAGGCCAGGGGGGACGCGCTCCCGGCCACCGTGTACGGCCTCTACCGCGTGGAGCTGGAGGCGTACAACCAGCACGTGGAGCGGCGCAACGAGCGCTTCCGCGAGTGGGAGCGGGTGCTGGCCCGCAACCACGCCGCGGTGGACCGCTACAATGCGCTCGCCGACTCGCTGCGCACCGTGGCCGCGGTGCTGGGCGACCCGTACTACCAGGTCCCCTCGCCGCTGGAGGCGGCGGAGGAGCGGGGCGTGGTACGCGCGGCACCCTGAGCGGGGACTCAGCCTGCACCCTTTCTCGCCGCCGATGAGCAAGAAATCCAGCCGGAAGCGGCGCGGGGACGACGGCGGGGCCGTCTGGCGGCGGGTCGGAACGCCCGAGAAAGGGTTCACCTTTCTCCGCGCGGACGGGAAGCCGCTGAAGAGCAAGGCAGCCCTGGCGCGGATCCGCGCGCTCGCCATCCCTCCCGCCTGGGTCGACGTGGAGATCGCCGCGGACGCGGACGCCAAGGTGCAGGCCACCGGGATCGACGCCGCGGGGCGGAAGCAGTACCGCTATCATCCCGACTACCAGGCCAAGAACCGGCGCCGCAAGTACCGCCGCCTCCTGGCGCTGGCGCACGACCTCCCCCGCATCCGCGAGGTCACCAACCGGCACCTGCAGCGGAAGGGGCTGGGGCGCGAGCGCGTGCTGGCGACCGTCGTCCGGCTGATGTCGCGCGCCTACTTCCGGGTGGGGAGCGAGCGCTACGCCGTGAACAACAAGACGTTCGGGATCGCCACCCTCCGGAAGAAGCACCTGACCATCGAGGGGAACGACCTGGTCTTCCGCTTCGTGGGGAAGAGCTCGGTGGACCAGCGCACCGTGGTGGCGGAGACGCCGCTGGTGGAGATCGTGCGGGAGATGATGGAGCTGCCGGGGCGGCGGCTCTTCCGCTACGTGGACGAGGAGGGGAAGGTGCGCAACGTCACCGCGCGCGACGTGAACGCCTACCTCAAGGAGATCGCCGGCCAGCGCTACACCTCCAAGGACCTCCGCACCTGGGGGGGGACCGTGCGCGCCGCCACCATCCTGGCCGACCTGGGCCCCGCGAAGAGCGAGCGGGAGGCCCGGAAGGCAGTGGTCCTCGCCTGCAAGCTGGTCTCCACGGAGCTGGGGAACACTCCCGCCGTCTGCCGCTCCGCCTACATCCACCCCGCCGTGCTGGACCGCTACCTCGCGGGGAAGACCATCGAGCCGCTGATGCGCAAGGAGGCGCGCCACGTGGAGGCGGAGTCGCCGGAGTACTACCCGGAAGAGGCGGCGCTGATGCGGTTCCTGGAGAAGTGGGGGTGAACGGCGGGGGCGGGAGGCGGACAGGCCCGCCCGGGAGCTAGTCCGCCGTCTCGGCCCCCGCTTCGCGGAGCATCGCGGAGGGCTCCGCCTCACGCCGCTCGCGGCGCTCGGGGAGGCGGATCTCGTGCAGGTAGTACATCTCCCCGACCCCCTCCTTGCGCACCAGCGCCATGGAAACGTTGAAGACCGGGACGCCGCCGGGGGTCTTCCCCTCGAAGGTGCCGACGTGCGCGTGGCCGTGGAAGGCGACGGTGGCCTTGTAGCGGTCGAGCGGCTCCGCCAGCCGGTCCGAGCCCAGGAACGGAAAGATGATCTCCGGCTCGCCCATCACCGTGTCCAGCACGGGGGCGTAGTGCAGCACGACCACGCGGACCGGGGTGGCGAGCTTGCGGAGCGCCAGCTCCAGCTTCTTCACCTCTTCCTGCGTGGTCTCCACGAAGGCCTTGGTGGCCGCCTCGCCGAAGGCGGTGAGCGTCCCCCGCCCGAAGCCGCCCATGAACCCCTTCACACCCGCGAAGCCCACGGCGTCGTTCAGCTCGAAGGTGTCGCCGTCCAGCACGTGCACCCCCCGCTCGCGGAGGATCGCGTGCGCGTCGGCGAGCTGGTCGGACTCGTGGTCGTGGTTGCCGAGCACCGCCACGATGGGGATCTTCACGTCCGCGAGCTCCCCCACGGCCACGCGCATCTCCGCCGCCGTCCCCCAGCGGGTCAGGTCGCCGGCCAGGACCAGCACGTCGGCCTCGTCGTTGGCGCGCGCGAAGAGCGCCCGGTAGGCGCCCACGTCCTGCTCGCCGCAGTGGAAGTCGCCCACCGCCGCGATCCGCACCTTCCGCGCGTCGTCGGTCCTGCGCCGCCCCCGCCGCTCCTCCGCCCCGGGTGCCCGCGGCGGTCCGTCGTTCCGTCCGTCTCCTTGCATCAGGCCATCTCCTCCCGGATCTCGTCGGTCGGTACCTCGTCCGGCACGCCGGAGCCCGACGTCCCCTCCGGCGCGCACTCGTCCCACACGTCCGCCTCCACGATGCGGCGCACCTCCGGGCTGGCCTTCATGGCCCGGATGGAGTCCTCGCGCATGTCCTGGAAGCCCCACTCGTTCACGTCGATGGCGAAGCTGAAGCGGGAGATCAGCGTCCCGCGGGTGGCCATCTCGTCCGGCTCCTCCCGCCCCGTTTCGGAGCGCGCGCGGTCCAGCAGGTTCGTGAGCACCCAGTCCGGGACGCGGCTCCGGTAGCCCGGGTACACGTAGTAGAACATCTGGATCTGCGCGAGGAGCAGCGGCCAGTGAGGCCCGGTCTTCTCCACCAGGCGCTCCCAGTCGAGGTGCCCGCCCACGCACAGGATCAGGTGGGCGATGTCGGCCATGTCCTGGCGGTGGCGCTCGTTGATGAAGAGCCGGTGCCAGATCAACTCCTCCGCGGGCGCCACCCGCACCGGGGTGGCCGCCAGGATCGCCGGGGAGCTGTAGCGGTACCAGTCCGGGTCGATCAGCGCCAGCCCGTTCCCCATCCCGTAGATGATGTCGACGAAGTACTCCCCGTCCTTCGCCTTCGCCAGCCAGTGCGACTGCGAGAGGCAGGTACGGAAGCCGCCCTCCCGCAGCGCCCGCATGGCGGGGACCACGGCGGCGGGCTCAACGAACAGGTCCAGGTCCGTCGTCTTCCGGTAGATGCCGGTGTGCTCGTAGATGGCGTAGGCACCGGCGACCACGTACGGGACGCCCGCCTCGTTCAGCGTGCGCAGGGCCCGCTTGTAGATCTCGCGCTCTGCCTCGGGGATCCAGAAGTCGCCGTGGGTGAGGGACTTCGTCTCTTCCTTCGTGAGCTTCTGGAGAAACGGGAGGCTCTTCTCGCCGCCGGCTGTATCGGGCATGTTTCCTCGGATTCGCAAGTGTTGGCCCCGGGAGGAGCAACAATCGGGCCCGGTGGAGGGCGCCTCCGGGA
Encoded proteins:
- a CDS encoding metallophosphoesterase, yielding MQGDGRNDGPPRAPGAEERRGRRRTDDARKVRIAAVGDFHCGEQDVGAYRALFARANDEADVLVLAGDLTRWGTAAEMRVAVGELADVKIPIVAVLGNHDHESDQLADAHAILRERGVHVLDGDTFELNDAVGFAGVKGFMGGFGRGTLTAFGEAATKAFVETTQEEVKKLELALRKLATPVRVVVLHYAPVLDTVMGEPEIIFPFLGSDRLAEPLDRYKATVAFHGHAHVGTFEGKTPGGVPVFNVSMALVRKEGVGEMYYLHEIRLPERRERREAEPSAMLREAGAETAD
- a CDS encoding lytic transglycosylase domain-containing protein, which codes for MQPRRRRPPPPWERGRQEPRHPLGHARRRWPREYDGGVPGAAPRLNPRYRRAFDGGDPTGERRTEGGVRRRRSTLDRIRRNPVRHGLVGLAVAGAAAPITMARYQQVVRNDPSHEQILTHTPVAGINEMAVANAWRAAAEEAEARAMDPREVTIAEKLERYRDLGLDRDLAEDIYDIALENDIDPEVAFGLVRTESEFKNHATSRVGAMGLTQLMPKTAEWLEPGTRTSDLRNPETNLKIGFRYLRDLINKYEGDERLALLAYNRGPGTVDRVLKRGGDPDNGYAEAVITGKGVH